From Vreelandella neptunia, the proteins below share one genomic window:
- a CDS encoding ABC transporter permease: MIDLQGYGPRLIEGAGVTVQLAVLSLILAIILGLLTASAKMSRNWFLRRTATVYTTLIRGVPDLVLMMLLFFGGQIGVNAISDMLYYSYDIDIYINFNAFAAGVLTIGFIFGAYMGETFRGAFMAVDNGQIEAGKAYGMSSGLVFRRIRFPQMMRHALPGLSNNWMVLLKTTALVSVIGLTDMVRVAAEASRATHEPFTFLLPVAVAYLLIASVSEWIFARLQKHYDIGFGGQ; this comes from the coding sequence ATGATTGATTTGCAAGGTTATGGCCCCCGGCTGATCGAGGGGGCAGGCGTTACCGTTCAATTAGCGGTGCTGTCGCTGATTCTAGCGATTATTTTGGGACTACTGACCGCCAGCGCAAAAATGTCGCGCAACTGGTTTTTAAGGCGTACAGCAACGGTTTACACCACGCTTATTCGCGGGGTGCCGGATCTCGTTTTGATGATGCTGCTATTTTTTGGCGGGCAGATTGGCGTTAACGCCATCAGCGACATGCTCTATTACAGCTACGACATCGATATTTATATTAACTTCAATGCCTTCGCCGCAGGCGTGCTGACCATTGGTTTTATCTTTGGCGCCTATATGGGCGAGACCTTCCGTGGCGCCTTTATGGCGGTGGATAACGGTCAGATCGAAGCAGGTAAAGCCTATGGTATGAGCAGTGGCCTCGTCTTTCGCCGCATCCGCTTCCCGCAAATGATGCGCCATGCGTTACCGGGCCTATCCAACAACTGGATGGTACTGCTCAAAACTACCGCGCTGGTCTCAGTCATTGGCTTGACCGATATGGTGCGGGTGGCAGCCGAGGCTTCCCGAGCGACCCACGAGCCATTTACCTTTTTACTCCCCGTCGCCGTAGCGTACCTACTCATTGCAAGCGTATCCGAATGGATTTTTGCGCGCTTGCAGAAACACTACGACATCGGCTTTGGAGGTCAGTGA
- a CDS encoding secondary thiamine-phosphate synthase enzyme YjbQ: MWYQQEIHLPEMARGFHLITDDVARALPCLSDCHIGMLHLQLMHTSASLTLNENTDPDVRHDLDAFLRRLVPEDLPYFRHTLEGPDDMPAHVAASLLGTQLTLAVRDGRLALGTWQGIWLGEHRNQAGPRRLLATLNGCEAR; the protein is encoded by the coding sequence ATGTGGTACCAACAAGAGATCCATTTGCCTGAAATGGCGCGCGGCTTTCATTTGATTACGGATGATGTGGCCCGCGCACTGCCATGCTTAAGTGACTGTCATATCGGCATGCTGCATTTACAGTTGATGCACACTTCAGCCTCGTTAACGCTCAATGAGAATACTGACCCGGATGTGCGCCACGATTTGGATGCTTTCCTGCGTCGACTGGTGCCCGAAGATTTACCCTATTTCCGCCACACCCTGGAAGGGCCCGATGATATGCCCGCCCATGTAGCCGCCAGCCTGCTGGGTACACAACTTACGCTGGCGGTGCGCGATGGACGCCTGGCTTTAGGCACCTGGCAGGGCATATGGCTGGGAGAACACCGCAATCAGGCTGGGCCACGTCGATTACTGGCCACCCTAAACGGGTGTGAAGCGCGCTAG
- a CDS encoding ABC transporter ATP-binding protein — MAATPTPLEVRNIKKRFGDTEVLKGLSLQAQKGDVITLIGASGSGKSTFLRCMNLLEQPDDGDLIVHGEPIRFKTTKHGREPEDWKQVVQMRAKLSMVFQSFNLWAHMTLLENIIEAPIHVLKKPKKEALEHAHALLDRVGLTARANAYPAQMSGGQQQRGAIARALAMDPEVMLFDEPTSALDPELVGDVLKVMHGLAEEGRTMVVVTHEMGFARDVSSQVIYLHQGLVEEAGPPAQVLENPQSPRLQQFLAPKY; from the coding sequence ATGGCCGCTACGCCTACTCCCCTTGAAGTGCGTAATATTAAAAAACGCTTTGGCGATACGGAAGTTCTGAAAGGTCTCTCACTACAAGCCCAAAAAGGCGATGTGATTACCCTGATTGGTGCCTCTGGATCGGGTAAAAGTACTTTTTTACGCTGCATGAACTTGCTCGAGCAACCCGACGATGGCGACCTTATCGTCCATGGCGAACCCATTCGCTTTAAAACCACTAAGCACGGCCGGGAGCCCGAAGATTGGAAGCAGGTGGTACAAATGCGCGCCAAGCTCTCCATGGTGTTCCAGAGCTTCAACCTGTGGGCCCACATGACGCTGCTCGAAAACATCATCGAAGCGCCGATTCATGTGCTGAAAAAACCCAAAAAAGAAGCCCTGGAGCATGCCCACGCCCTGCTTGACCGCGTCGGCTTAACGGCTCGCGCCAACGCCTACCCGGCACAAATGTCCGGCGGCCAGCAGCAGCGTGGCGCGATTGCCCGCGCGCTGGCAATGGATCCCGAAGTGATGCTGTTTGACGAACCCACCTCTGCCCTTGACCCGGAATTGGTCGGCGATGTATTGAAAGTCATGCACGGCCTCGCTGAAGAGGGCCGCACCATGGTGGTGGTGACGCACGAGATGGGATTTGCCCGGGATGTCTCCAGCCAAGTGATTTACCTTCACCAAGGTCTGGTGGAAGAAGCCGGCCCCCCAGCGCAAGTGCTAGAAAACCCGCAATCACCGCGCCTGCAGCAATTCCTGGCACCTAAATACTGA
- a CDS encoding LysR family transcriptional regulator — MAHLDDLAFFQHLARAGSLTATARELGLSLSAVSKRLKQLEARLGVELAARTTRRLTLTAEGERYLARGALILDELDELENSLGEGVDQALSGRLRVNATFGFGRRHIAPLLSRFCADHPEVEGWLELTNFPLNLSDHGFDIGIRVGEPPESRLVARRILANRRVLCASPAYIAQAPPLQVPTDLQQHACLVIRENDSDFPLWRFEQSDQPTKTQSVKVSGRLASNDGEVITRLALDGHGVMLRSWWDVNEHLASGALVAVIPAWQGVRADFYAVYEQRRHVPARLRAFIDYVQREMAGRVSVLPEG; from the coding sequence ATGGCGCACCTGGATGATTTGGCATTTTTTCAACACCTTGCGCGGGCAGGAAGCCTGACGGCGACGGCTCGCGAGCTGGGGCTATCGCTCTCGGCGGTGAGCAAGCGGCTAAAACAGTTGGAGGCGCGCCTGGGGGTGGAGCTTGCAGCCCGCACCACGCGGCGGTTGACGCTGACCGCCGAGGGCGAGCGCTATTTGGCCCGTGGTGCGCTGATTTTGGATGAGCTGGATGAGCTGGAAAATTCACTGGGCGAGGGGGTCGATCAAGCGCTTAGCGGACGTTTACGGGTAAACGCCACTTTTGGTTTTGGGCGTCGCCATATTGCGCCGCTGCTGTCACGCTTTTGTGCCGATCACCCCGAAGTGGAAGGGTGGTTGGAGTTAACCAATTTTCCGCTCAATTTGAGCGATCACGGCTTTGATATTGGCATTCGCGTAGGCGAGCCACCGGAGTCGCGCTTGGTCGCTCGGCGTATTCTGGCCAATCGACGGGTGCTCTGTGCGTCGCCTGCTTACATTGCCCAGGCGCCGCCTTTGCAAGTACCGACAGATTTACAGCAGCACGCCTGCCTGGTCATCCGCGAAAACGATAGTGATTTTCCGCTCTGGCGTTTTGAGCAAAGCGATCAGCCAACCAAGACACAGTCAGTGAAAGTGAGCGGCCGATTGGCCAGCAACGATGGTGAAGTGATCACCCGCTTGGCGTTAGATGGCCATGGTGTGATGCTGCGTTCTTGGTGGGATGTTAACGAACACCTTGCCAGCGGTGCACTAGTAGCTGTGATACCTGCCTGGCAAGGCGTGCGGGCGGATTTTTATGCAGTGTATGAACAGCGCCGCCATGTACCCGCCCGGCTACGCGCTTTTATTGACTATGTACAGCGCGAGATGGCGGGGAGGGTGTCGGTGCTGCCCGAAGGTTAA
- a CDS encoding ABC transporter permease produces the protein MLDISTWFNDLLAGNTIFTADTLGYYWEGLVTTTQLVFLSLVAGLILAVPLAIMRSSKHKWISLPVYLYTYIFRGTPLLIQLYIIYYGVVFVDGIQESFLWPVLREAFYPALIAFTLNTAAYTTEIFRGAIKSTAQGEIEAARAYGMSQNLMMRRIILPSAFRRALPAYGNEVIFMLHASAIASVVTLMDLTGAARFVYARYYAPFEAFLFVAAIYLCLTFAILFFFRYLEKKLLAHLRPQDA, from the coding sequence ATGCTCGATATTTCCACTTGGTTCAATGACCTACTAGCTGGTAACACCATTTTCACCGCGGACACGCTGGGTTATTACTGGGAAGGCTTGGTCACGACCACCCAACTGGTATTTTTATCGCTGGTTGCGGGGCTCATTCTCGCTGTGCCACTGGCCATTATGCGCAGCTCAAAGCATAAATGGATTAGTCTGCCGGTTTACCTCTACACCTACATTTTCCGTGGTACACCACTGCTGATTCAGCTCTATATCATCTACTACGGCGTAGTGTTTGTTGATGGCATCCAAGAGAGTTTCTTGTGGCCAGTATTGCGTGAAGCTTTCTACCCAGCGCTGATCGCCTTCACGCTGAATACTGCCGCTTACACTACCGAGATTTTTCGGGGCGCCATTAAATCCACAGCCCAAGGTGAGATTGAGGCCGCCCGTGCCTACGGCATGTCGCAGAATTTAATGATGCGTCGAATCATCTTACCCAGCGCCTTTCGCCGCGCCTTGCCCGCCTACGGCAACGAAGTGATCTTTATGCTACACGCCAGCGCTATTGCCAGCGTGGTCACGCTGATGGATTTAACCGGTGCTGCTCGCTTTGTCTACGCCCGCTACTACGCCCCTTTCGAGGCGTTTCTATTCGTGGCTGCAATTTATCTATGTTTAACCTTCGCGATTTTGTTCTTTTTCCGCTATCTAGAGAAAAAGCTGCTCGCACACCTACGGCCGCAAGATGCTTAA
- a CDS encoding hemerythrin domain-containing protein: protein MTIFEALRKDHDIQRALLARLVETHGDSDERDKLYQQVRAELHYHAAAEERALYIPMMSIDLTQEKARHSVAEHHEIDELLELLDETDYSATHWLTHAKQLQDLVTHHLDEEEQEVFQLAGRGLQDKQKTSLASEYQEEMQRQRSA, encoded by the coding sequence ATGACGATTTTTGAAGCCCTGCGCAAGGATCACGATATTCAGCGCGCCCTGCTCGCCCGCTTAGTTGAAACACACGGAGACAGCGATGAGCGAGATAAACTGTATCAGCAGGTACGAGCAGAGCTGCACTATCACGCCGCTGCAGAAGAGCGGGCGCTCTATATCCCAATGATGTCCATCGACCTGACGCAGGAAAAAGCCCGCCATAGCGTTGCTGAACATCATGAAATTGATGAGCTATTAGAACTGCTTGATGAAACGGACTACAGCGCCACCCACTGGTTGACCCACGCCAAACAGCTTCAGGATTTAGTCACCCACCACCTGGATGAAGAGGAGCAAGAGGTTTTCCAACTGGCGGGGCGCGGCCTGCAAGATAAACAAAAGACTTCGCTTGCTAGCGAGTATCAGGAAGAGATGCAGCGCCAGCGTTCAGCGTAA
- a CDS encoding tartrate dehydrogenase, translating to MTHRIAIIAGDGIGTEVMPEGIRALEATAKRFNIDLEFTHFEFGSCDYYLEHGKMLPDDWFEQLKGFDALFYGAVGWPDKVPDHISLWGSLLQFRRRFDQYINLRPCKLMPGIKSPLAGREPGDIDFYVVRENTEGEYSSVGGKMFEGTDREVVIQDTVMTRTGVDRVLKYAFELAQTRPRKKLTSATKSNGISITMPYWDERVVEMAKGYPEIAVDKFHIDILTANFVLHPDWFDVVVGSNLFGDILSDLGPACTGTIGIAPSANINPEGNFPSLFEPVHGSAPDIAGKGIANPIGQIWSGAMMLEHLGYKEAGDAIVTAIEEVLSEGDATVLTRDVGGEGTTASLGKAIADHINA from the coding sequence ATGACCCACCGTATTGCCATTATCGCCGGTGACGGCATCGGCACCGAAGTCATGCCTGAGGGCATCCGCGCCCTTGAGGCGACCGCCAAGCGCTTTAATATTGATCTTGAGTTCACCCACTTTGAGTTTGGCAGCTGCGACTACTACCTGGAACACGGCAAGATGCTGCCGGATGATTGGTTCGAGCAATTAAAAGGCTTCGATGCGCTGTTTTATGGCGCGGTGGGCTGGCCCGATAAAGTGCCCGACCATATTTCCCTGTGGGGCTCTCTGCTGCAGTTCCGTCGCCGCTTTGACCAGTACATCAATCTGCGCCCCTGCAAGCTCATGCCCGGCATCAAAAGTCCGCTGGCAGGCCGTGAACCTGGTGATATCGACTTTTACGTTGTGCGCGAGAACACCGAAGGCGAGTACTCCAGCGTTGGCGGCAAAATGTTTGAAGGCACCGACCGTGAAGTGGTCATTCAAGACACGGTCATGACCCGCACGGGCGTAGACCGCGTATTGAAATACGCCTTTGAGCTGGCCCAAACTCGCCCGCGCAAAAAGCTCACCTCCGCGACCAAGTCCAACGGCATCTCAATCACTATGCCGTACTGGGATGAACGTGTGGTCGAAATGGCGAAGGGCTACCCTGAGATCGCGGTGGATAAATTTCATATCGATATTCTCACCGCCAACTTCGTTCTTCACCCGGATTGGTTTGATGTCGTCGTGGGCAGCAATCTGTTCGGCGATATTCTTTCTGATCTCGGCCCCGCATGCACCGGCACGATAGGCATCGCCCCTTCAGCCAACATCAATCCCGAAGGCAATTTCCCCAGCCTATTTGAGCCAGTACACGGCAGCGCGCCGGATATCGCCGGTAAAGGCATTGCCAACCCTATCGGTCAGATCTGGTCAGGCGCCATGATGCTAGAGCACCTCGGCTATAAAGAAGCCGGTGATGCGATAGTCACTGCCATTGAGGAAGTGTTAAGTGAGGGAGACGCTACTGTACTTACCCGCGATGTGGGTGGAGAAGGCACCACCGCAAGCTTAGGCAAGGCGATTGCTGATCACATTAACGCCTGA
- a CDS encoding lipocalin family protein, whose translation MKTLLGSSVVSMALLTGCTGIPDGTQPVTGFELDRYLGQWFEIARLDHSFERGLDCVTATYSLRDDGGVRVINRGYNLEEQAWDEAEGRAYFIDDESVGRLKVSFFGPFYGGYNVLELDEEYQWALVAGPNRDYLWILSRTAEMDSATEERLRQRAAELDFPIDELIDVTQGDECPTS comes from the coding sequence ATGAAAACCCTGCTAGGAAGCAGCGTCGTCAGCATGGCTCTACTCACCGGTTGCACTGGCATTCCGGACGGCACACAGCCTGTAACAGGCTTTGAGCTAGACCGCTACCTGGGCCAGTGGTTCGAAATTGCCCGTTTGGATCACTCCTTTGAACGCGGTCTTGATTGCGTGACCGCCACTTACAGCCTGCGCGATGATGGCGGTGTTCGAGTAATCAACCGTGGTTACAACCTTGAAGAGCAAGCGTGGGATGAGGCTGAAGGCCGCGCCTACTTTATTGACGATGAAAGCGTTGGGCGCTTAAAGGTAAGCTTCTTTGGCCCCTTTTACGGCGGCTATAACGTCCTTGAGCTGGATGAGGAGTACCAATGGGCGTTAGTGGCAGGCCCTAACCGCGACTACCTGTGGATACTTTCACGTACGGCGGAAATGGATAGTGCGACAGAAGAGCGTCTGCGCCAGCGGGCAGCGGAATTGGATTTCCCCATTGATGAGCTCATCGACGTTACCCAGGGCGATGAGTGCCCTACCTCGTAG
- a CDS encoding succinylglutamate desuccinylase, with translation MLGQWLDWSLDGQLPAASQGVFASGTYHLHAPGILELTPNTASQGAHACIFSAAIHGNETAPVELVGEWLSGVEAGSISLGAPVLVILGNLPALKAQQRFLTTNLNRLFSRELTAKGEEPDRAKELMAAVDSFYARHAELPKLHYDLHTAIRDSRYPRFVVEPFADSSTDTEQWSWLAAADMQAVLHQHQHSWTFSHYSKHYHAAQAFTFELGRVAPFGHNDMASLKPMQALLTALSEGCSPPSQPATQMQFFQVQHELIRHSDDFTLCFAEDTANFSRFEPGTLLAQDGNSGEFRVGDTPLHVVFPNAQVEVGARAALLVAPIV, from the coding sequence ATGCTAGGCCAATGGCTCGACTGGTCGCTTGACGGGCAGCTCCCCGCCGCCAGCCAAGGCGTCTTCGCAAGCGGCACTTATCATTTGCATGCGCCTGGTATTTTGGAGCTCACTCCCAACACGGCAAGCCAAGGCGCCCATGCATGCATTTTTTCTGCGGCGATCCATGGCAACGAAACCGCGCCGGTGGAACTGGTAGGTGAATGGTTAAGCGGAGTAGAAGCGGGCAGCATATCGCTCGGCGCGCCCGTACTGGTGATTTTAGGCAACCTGCCCGCGCTTAAGGCACAGCAGCGTTTTCTTACCACCAATTTAAACCGGCTATTTAGCCGTGAACTAACCGCTAAGGGAGAGGAGCCGGATCGCGCCAAAGAATTAATGGCCGCGGTGGATAGCTTTTATGCACGTCATGCAGAGCTCCCCAAATTGCACTACGACTTACATACCGCAATTCGGGATAGCCGCTACCCTCGTTTCGTCGTGGAGCCCTTTGCCGACTCCTCCACCGATACTGAGCAGTGGAGCTGGCTAGCGGCGGCGGATATGCAGGCGGTGCTGCATCAACATCAGCACAGCTGGACGTTCTCCCACTACAGCAAGCACTATCACGCCGCTCAGGCATTTACCTTTGAGCTAGGCCGCGTAGCGCCTTTTGGCCACAACGATATGGCATCACTAAAACCGATGCAGGCTTTGCTGACAGCACTTAGTGAAGGATGCTCCCCGCCCAGCCAGCCAGCCACGCAAATGCAGTTTTTCCAGGTTCAACACGAGTTAATACGTCACTCAGATGATTTCACACTCTGTTTTGCCGAGGACACGGCCAATTTCAGTCGCTTTGAACCCGGCACCCTGCTGGCCCAAGACGGTAACTCGGGTGAATTTCGGGTGGGCGATACGCCCCTTCATGTGGTGTTTCCTAACGCACAAGTAGAGGTGGGCGCCCGAGCCGCGCTGTTGGTGGCGCCTATCGTTTAA
- the wrbA gene encoding NAD(P)H:quinone oxidoreductase, whose amino-acid sequence MTKVLVLYYSMYGHIDTLAQAVAEGAKGVSGVEVTVKRVPETMPEEAFKNAGGKQDFDTPEATPQELADYDAIIFGTPTRFGNMAGQMRTFLDQTGGLWANGSLRGKVASVFTSTGTGGGDEMTITSTWTTLAHHGMVIVPIGYGIEEQFDISKVSGGTPYGAATLAGGDGSRQPDERELKIARFQGELVAKTASKLAS is encoded by the coding sequence ATGACAAAGGTACTGGTACTTTATTATTCCATGTATGGTCATATCGATACGCTGGCCCAGGCCGTAGCAGAAGGCGCAAAGGGTGTGAGCGGCGTCGAGGTGACGGTTAAACGCGTCCCTGAAACAATGCCTGAAGAAGCGTTCAAGAACGCAGGCGGTAAGCAGGATTTCGACACCCCGGAAGCGACGCCTCAAGAGCTTGCCGATTACGATGCGATCATTTTCGGTACGCCTACTCGCTTTGGTAATATGGCTGGCCAAATGCGTACCTTCCTGGATCAGACCGGCGGCCTGTGGGCGAACGGTTCTCTGCGTGGCAAAGTAGCCAGTGTGTTCACTTCTACCGGTACTGGCGGTGGCGATGAGATGACCATTACCTCTACTTGGACGACGCTTGCCCACCATGGCATGGTGATTGTGCCGATTGGTTACGGCATCGAAGAGCAGTTTGATATTTCTAAAGTAAGCGGCGGTACCCCTTACGGTGCCGCTACGCTGGCTGGGGGCGATGGTTCGCGTCAGCCCGACGAACGCGAACTGAAAATTGCCCGTTTCCAGGGCGAGCTTGTTGCTAAAACGGCGTCTAAACTGGCCAGTTAG
- a CDS encoding sensor domain-containing diguanylate cyclase: protein MQELLTKQELFERRLEIALEASGLDLWENDLSTGEVIFGLSKVFDKLGYAQQDTAAYIDDIFALMHPDDVATVKLAVERHIEGQTSRYYSEFRLRNQAGEWVWFANYGKIVDRDEHYRGHRFTGVCFNLEEQMRYKEELNALNARLAAQNEQLEQMNAELHRLANYDALTNTVNRRRLMELGKEEVERARHFGEPLSFLLIDIDFFKSINDTWGHLAGDQAIRAVAQRCEEELKGYIATLGRFGGEEFTVLLPSLSLVEAEGLANKLRAHIANEGVWLPDVKQAVPVTVSIGVAEFSHTENGGFSELIDAADKALYQAKRSGRNKVCAPPS, encoded by the coding sequence ATGCAGGAGCTCTTAACAAAGCAGGAACTCTTTGAGCGACGCCTTGAGATTGCCCTGGAAGCAAGTGGTCTGGATCTATGGGAAAACGATCTAAGCACCGGTGAGGTCATTTTTGGCTTATCTAAAGTATTTGACAAGCTAGGCTATGCCCAGCAAGACACGGCTGCCTATATTGACGACATCTTTGCCTTGATGCACCCAGATGATGTTGCCACGGTTAAACTCGCCGTAGAACGTCATATCGAAGGCCAAACATCACGCTATTATAGCGAATTTCGGCTCCGCAACCAGGCCGGTGAGTGGGTGTGGTTTGCCAACTATGGCAAGATTGTTGATCGCGACGAGCACTATAGAGGACACCGTTTCACCGGCGTGTGCTTCAACCTTGAAGAGCAGATGCGCTACAAGGAGGAACTTAACGCCCTCAATGCACGTTTGGCTGCCCAGAACGAACAGCTTGAACAAATGAACGCTGAGTTACACCGCCTTGCCAACTACGATGCGTTGACCAACACCGTTAATCGTCGACGGCTAATGGAGTTAGGTAAAGAAGAAGTTGAGCGCGCAAGGCACTTTGGTGAACCTCTTTCATTTCTGCTCATCGATATCGATTTTTTTAAGAGCATTAATGATACCTGGGGCCACTTAGCGGGAGACCAAGCAATACGAGCCGTTGCTCAGCGCTGTGAAGAAGAACTTAAAGGGTACATCGCTACGCTAGGTAGATTTGGCGGTGAAGAGTTCACTGTTCTGCTTCCCTCTCTATCTTTAGTAGAAGCGGAGGGCCTCGCCAATAAGCTACGTGCCCATATCGCTAATGAGGGGGTTTGGCTTCCTGACGTCAAACAGGCTGTACCCGTCACGGTGAGCATCGGGGTGGCTGAATTCTCTCATACGGAAAACGGGGGGTTTTCTGAGCTTATTGATGCCGCCGACAAAGCGCTATATCAAGCAAAAAGGAGCGGTCGTAATAAGGTATGTGCACCCCCTAGTTGA
- a CDS encoding glycosyltransferase produces the protein MPRRSFLRLSRQRWLRLFFFLNLALVVGLIAHQIWLYVAEPKFESVHTLEVANIREVLKERTDYRFAVVGNINNSVSVFQDEIVPLINQGGIDFLISAGNAVNSGQQESYQAIYRSLEQLNIPYLLTYGENEDSDFGSYLFYEYFGPHFYSFVAGNSHFIFLDGTGKSSTSWQLDWLERELAASEAQHRFLFVGLPLHNVVSDAPLFEADNYLNDSRLADGIMALAEEYDVDTVFSANLTLFSQQTINGVDYVTTGGAGGILIDADSSFHHYVIVNVAGENVAIAPVRLNVDSPGWWRMVSSVASTVYAFFYVSYTRFLLIVGMLTLLALRLYRLIFEDRDYYPDFDIDPTPFLGKSLRVAMVSNNYFPFVSGVSVSVDRLRNGLSDLGHTIQLFVPRYREMWQDDSSIKRIPTLMAFGQKGEFRLTNPFSARFRRCLRGFKPDVIHVHHPFWLGSMGLFMGRRLKVPVIYTYHTRLEHYAHFVPLPGALFRNLISHTLIKRFSNRCQGVIVPTYSAEEYLRMIGVKTPSLVQPTGIDVARFSHVEESELEALREQLTIDPASKILISVSRISKEKNIGFMLESLAELQSQGHDDLHLLLIGDGPDREAIQNQIDILKLTTQVTLVGAVPPERMALYYHLGDIFVFASTSETQGMVILEAMSAGLPVVAVRSSGIDDVVRQGVNGFKTPQNRQAWGQRVVELKDNAERRRELGQQASHFAEEFDIANFASAVAGFYAEVLAKYHSPSR, from the coding sequence ATGCCACGACGCTCCTTTCTTCGCCTTTCCCGACAGCGCTGGTTGCGGCTGTTTTTCTTTCTTAATCTTGCTCTGGTGGTTGGGCTAATTGCTCACCAAATTTGGTTGTATGTCGCAGAGCCGAAATTTGAGTCGGTGCATACCCTTGAAGTGGCGAATATTCGCGAGGTGTTGAAGGAGCGAACCGACTACCGCTTTGCGGTGGTGGGCAATATCAATAACTCGGTGAGTGTGTTTCAAGACGAGATCGTGCCGCTCATCAATCAGGGCGGCATCGACTTCCTGATTTCCGCGGGGAATGCCGTCAATAGTGGGCAGCAGGAGAGCTATCAGGCGATTTATCGGAGTCTGGAGCAGCTCAATATCCCTTACTTACTCACCTACGGTGAAAATGAAGATAGCGATTTTGGTAGCTATCTGTTTTATGAATATTTTGGGCCGCACTTTTACTCGTTTGTAGCGGGTAATAGCCACTTTATCTTTCTTGACGGCACCGGTAAGTCCTCTACCTCCTGGCAGCTTGATTGGTTGGAGCGTGAGCTTGCGGCCTCAGAAGCACAGCATCGGTTTCTATTTGTTGGTTTGCCGCTGCACAACGTAGTCAGCGACGCGCCGCTGTTTGAAGCGGACAATTACCTCAATGATTCTCGCTTAGCCGATGGCATTATGGCACTGGCGGAGGAGTATGACGTTGACACCGTATTTTCCGCCAACTTAACGCTCTTTTCCCAGCAGACGATTAATGGCGTGGATTACGTCACCACCGGAGGCGCGGGAGGCATCCTCATCGACGCCGATAGCAGCTTTCACCACTACGTCATCGTCAATGTAGCGGGTGAGAATGTCGCTATTGCGCCAGTGCGGTTAAATGTGGATAGCCCTGGCTGGTGGCGGATGGTGAGCAGTGTGGCTTCCACGGTGTATGCGTTTTTCTACGTTAGCTATACGCGATTTTTGCTGATTGTGGGCATGTTGACGCTGCTCGCACTGCGCTTATATCGGCTAATTTTCGAAGATCGCGACTACTACCCTGATTTTGATATCGACCCAACGCCTTTCCTGGGTAAATCTCTGCGCGTAGCGATGGTGTCTAATAACTACTTCCCCTTTGTGTCGGGGGTGTCGGTCTCCGTGGACCGACTGCGCAATGGCTTATCCGATCTAGGCCACACCATTCAACTGTTCGTGCCGCGCTACCGAGAAATGTGGCAGGACGACAGTTCAATAAAACGCATCCCCACGCTAATGGCATTTGGGCAGAAGGGCGAGTTTCGGTTAACCAATCCGTTCAGCGCGCGTTTCCGTCGCTGCCTGCGTGGGTTTAAGCCGGATGTTATCCACGTTCATCATCCCTTTTGGCTCGGTTCCATGGGGCTGTTTATGGGGCGTCGGCTCAAGGTGCCCGTGATTTACACCTACCACACCCGCCTGGAGCACTATGCCCACTTCGTGCCGTTGCCCGGTGCGCTGTTTCGTAATTTGATTTCCCATACCCTGATTAAGCGCTTCTCTAATCGCTGCCAAGGAGTGATTGTGCCGACTTACTCCGCCGAGGAGTATCTGCGCATGATTGGCGTGAAAACTCCCTCGCTGGTGCAGCCCACAGGCATTGATGTAGCACGCTTTTCACACGTTGAGGAGAGTGAGTTGGAAGCGCTTCGCGAGCAATTAACTATCGACCCGGCAAGTAAAATATTGATCAGCGTCTCGCGGATTAGCAAGGAGAAAAACATTGGCTTTATGCTGGAATCCCTCGCCGAGCTTCAGTCACAGGGGCACGATGATCTTCATCTGCTACTGATTGGTGATGGGCCAGACCGGGAGGCGATTCAAAACCAAATCGATATTTTGAAACTAACCACGCAGGTCACCCTGGTAGGAGCAGTGCCGCCGGAACGCATGGCGCTTTATTACCATCTAGGCGATATATTTGTGTTTGCTTCGACCTCAGAAACCCAGGGTATGGTGATTCTTGAAGCAATGTCGGCGGGGTTGCCCGTCGTGGCGGTGCGCTCCAGCGGTATCGATGATGTGGTGCGCCAAGGGGTCAATGGGTTCAAAACACCGCAAAATCGCCAGGCCTGGGGGCAAAGAGTGGTTGAGTTAAAAGATAACGCTGAGCGACGCCGGGAGTTGGGTCAGCAGGCCAGCCACTTTGCTGAGGAGTTTGATATTGCCAACTTTGCCTCAGCGGTGGCGGGCTTTTACGCTGAGGTGCTGGCCAAATATCACTCGCCTTCGCGGTGA